Proteins encoded together in one Rubripirellula reticaptiva window:
- a CDS encoding carbohydrate porin, with protein MAAFQNSLRVHRTLVALLSLMASANTALSQFCDDGSGNYCDVSPEGCDSISRKLSCREAWAENGITFSNNLTQFYFGTVDGGLDQTDRYGGHGDYVANFDFGKLGVQEGLFLKLRAEHRFGRSIVEPTGALLPATLAADLPATDSRDLYLTNFVITQALSESFIVFAGKVDTLDGDANAFAHGRGIKQFSNVAFVANPIALRTIPYSSLGVGFAYLLEGEPLLSFLLINPTNTTTSSGFDELFSEGIAVSVEMRVPTNLAGRPGHQLVGATYSNRDYTSLDQDPRIVLPQVPIDRASDSWSLYWNTDQYLVSDRSNPNRGWGYFARAGIADNNTNPISSFLSAGIGGSSMIDGREDDAFGLGYFFYDTSDEIGPFLNAALGGIGDSQGVEAFYNFQANKMLTITPDFQWISQARESVDDAYVLGVRANLAF; from the coding sequence ATGGCAGCTTTTCAAAACTCACTTCGCGTACACCGCACACTGGTTGCTCTTTTATCGTTGATGGCTTCCGCCAACACCGCGTTGAGCCAATTTTGCGACGATGGCAGTGGAAACTACTGCGATGTTTCGCCAGAAGGTTGCGATTCTATATCTCGCAAACTTTCATGCCGAGAAGCCTGGGCCGAAAACGGAATTACGTTCAGCAACAATCTTACGCAGTTCTACTTTGGCACCGTCGACGGTGGCTTAGACCAAACCGATCGCTACGGTGGCCATGGGGACTACGTAGCCAACTTCGATTTCGGAAAACTGGGAGTCCAGGAAGGCCTGTTTCTTAAGCTTCGCGCCGAGCATCGCTTTGGTCGTTCGATCGTCGAACCGACTGGTGCTTTGCTGCCGGCAACACTTGCGGCCGATTTGCCCGCAACGGACAGTCGCGATCTGTATTTGACCAATTTCGTGATCACTCAAGCACTCTCAGAAAGCTTCATTGTTTTCGCCGGAAAGGTGGACACTCTCGATGGTGACGCGAACGCATTTGCGCATGGTCGAGGCATCAAGCAGTTTTCAAACGTGGCCTTTGTTGCCAATCCAATCGCACTTCGCACGATTCCCTATTCGTCGCTCGGTGTTGGGTTCGCGTACCTGCTTGAAGGCGAACCGCTCCTGTCGTTTCTATTGATCAATCCGACAAATACCACCACAAGCAGCGGATTTGACGAGCTGTTTTCCGAAGGCATTGCGGTTTCGGTTGAGATGCGTGTGCCAACGAACCTGGCGGGGCGTCCTGGACACCAGCTTGTTGGGGCGACATACAGCAACCGCGACTACACCAGTCTCGACCAAGATCCACGGATCGTTTTGCCACAAGTCCCCATTGATCGGGCAAGCGATTCGTGGTCGCTGTACTGGAACACAGACCAGTACTTGGTCAGTGATCGATCGAATCCAAATCGCGGTTGGGGATACTTTGCCCGGGCCGGTATCGCCGACAATAACACCAACCCGATTAGCAGTTTCCTTAGTGCTGGCATCGGCGGTAGCAGCATGATCGACGGTCGTGAAGATGACGCGTTCGGGTTGGGCTATTTCTTCTACGACACCAGCGACGAAATTGGCCCATTCCTGAACGCTGCTTTAGGTGGCATTGGTGATAGCCAAGGCGTCGAAGCGTTCTACAATTTTCAAGCCAATAAAATGCTGACTATCACGCCGGACTTTCAATGGATCTCGCAGGCGCGCGAATCCGTCGACGATGCATATGTACTAGGTGTTCGGGCAAACTTGGCATTCTAA
- a CDS encoding AraC family transcriptional regulator, whose protein sequence is MNTEQFRRDFYARLAEPMTVELLLDHVDHLTYFIKDERGRYVSVNETLVHRCGAKDKRDMIGRTAEETFPPPLGKYFLRQDLEVVRSAQPLVNELEQHPYPQRKTGWCLTTKLPLMDADDRAIGLVGFSRDLQSPDQDPIAYESVARVILHIKEHLDEPLPTAELAALANLSTWQFDQRVRELFGLTTGQLVLQTRMDAAATRIRGPHQPLISIAMAVGYSDQSAFTRQFRKTFGMTPSQYRSKEA, encoded by the coding sequence ATGAACACAGAGCAATTTCGCCGCGACTTCTACGCTCGGCTGGCCGAGCCGATGACTGTGGAATTGCTGCTCGACCACGTCGATCACTTAACGTATTTCATCAAGGACGAACGGGGACGCTATGTCAGTGTCAACGAAACGTTAGTTCATCGTTGTGGTGCGAAAGACAAACGAGACATGATCGGTCGAACGGCAGAGGAGACGTTTCCACCGCCGCTGGGCAAGTATTTTTTGCGTCAGGACTTAGAGGTCGTTCGATCGGCCCAGCCGCTTGTCAATGAACTCGAACAACACCCGTATCCTCAGCGTAAAACGGGGTGGTGTTTGACGACGAAGCTGCCGCTGATGGATGCGGACGATCGAGCTATCGGTTTGGTCGGTTTCTCGCGAGACTTGCAATCGCCGGACCAAGACCCGATCGCGTATGAGTCGGTCGCTCGCGTGATCTTGCACATCAAAGAGCACTTGGACGAACCGCTGCCGACGGCGGAACTTGCGGCACTGGCGAACTTATCAACCTGGCAGTTTGACCAGCGTGTTCGAGAGCTGTTTGGCTTGACGACCGGCCAACTCGTCCTGCAAACGAGGATGGATGCGGCGGCAACGCGAATTCGCGGCCCCCATCAACCACTGATCTCGATCGCGATGGCGGTTGGTTACTCCGACCAAAGTGCCTTCACCCGGCAATTTCGCAAGACGTTCGGGATGACGCCCAGTCAGTACCGATCCAAGGAAGCCTGA
- a CDS encoding NAD(P)/FAD-dependent oxidoreductase translates to MNHGQSNGSMRNGNTDVIVIGGGVIGCWTAHYLLQRGCRVTIIERDLVGRGASGVNCGYVCPSHALPLCAPGAIRHSLPSLLTPGGALSIPMRFDPFLWKWLFHFATKCSARHRDHAAPVRHGLLQASMQLYRDYVNESDDGIDSGNTVANSIDWERRGLLLVHRYQSSLDRYQATADDLQSRFAVHAERLDGSSICDLEPSLVHGLAGGWFFPNDAHLNPDRLICHLKESILRRGGRFVEQTEVHEMVIAGGKVDGLKTSSGSFRADYYVLATGAEAPRFAKPLGCQIPIVPGKGYSMSFASGASSPVTPMIFEDSHVAVTPLAGHTRIGSTMQLTGYDRSVDAKRLKMIQKSAQSYLRHRLPQQPETSSAAWRPMVYDDLPCIDRSATAHNAFVAAGNGMIGISTGTGTGRLIAEMICGEEPFLDVEPFSLSRFNRARKATSPPTSSFNEFPSGESISSGQPASPIVNVFSPSRI, encoded by the coding sequence GTGAATCACGGTCAATCAAACGGATCGATGCGCAATGGAAACACCGATGTGATTGTCATCGGCGGCGGCGTGATCGGATGCTGGACAGCACACTATTTGCTGCAGCGTGGATGCCGCGTCACGATCATCGAACGTGACCTTGTCGGCCGCGGTGCCTCGGGCGTGAACTGCGGCTACGTCTGTCCAAGCCATGCACTGCCACTGTGCGCGCCGGGGGCTATCCGCCACTCCCTGCCCAGCCTTCTAACGCCCGGCGGTGCCTTGTCGATCCCGATGCGGTTCGACCCTTTCCTGTGGAAATGGCTTTTCCATTTCGCAACCAAGTGCTCCGCCCGCCATCGCGATCATGCGGCCCCCGTCCGTCACGGTTTGCTGCAAGCGTCGATGCAATTGTATCGCGACTATGTCAACGAAAGTGATGACGGCATTGATTCTGGAAACACGGTCGCGAATTCGATCGACTGGGAACGACGGGGGCTGCTGTTGGTCCATCGATACCAAAGTTCGCTCGATCGCTATCAAGCTACCGCCGATGACTTGCAATCTCGATTCGCAGTCCATGCCGAACGGCTCGATGGATCATCGATCTGCGACTTGGAACCTTCGCTAGTGCATGGTTTGGCAGGGGGTTGGTTCTTCCCAAATGATGCGCACCTGAACCCTGATCGTCTGATCTGTCACTTGAAGGAATCAATCCTCCGACGCGGCGGCCGGTTCGTCGAGCAAACCGAAGTCCATGAGATGGTGATTGCCGGCGGAAAGGTCGATGGCCTGAAGACTTCATCAGGGAGCTTTCGCGCCGACTACTATGTGCTCGCCACGGGTGCTGAGGCTCCGCGATTTGCGAAACCACTAGGATGCCAAATTCCAATCGTTCCCGGCAAAGGCTATTCGATGAGCTTTGCCAGCGGTGCGTCGTCGCCCGTCACGCCAATGATCTTCGAGGACAGCCATGTGGCCGTCACGCCGCTTGCCGGTCACACACGCATAGGGTCGACCATGCAGTTGACCGGCTACGACCGATCGGTGGACGCGAAGCGATTGAAGATGATCCAAAAATCGGCGCAGTCGTACCTTCGCCATCGGTTACCGCAACAACCGGAAACATCGTCGGCCGCGTGGCGACCGATGGTGTACGACGATCTTCCCTGCATCGATCGTTCCGCCACGGCACACAATGCCTTCGTTGCCGCCGGCAATGGCATGATCGGTATATCGACGGGCACGGGCACCGGTCGATTGATCGCCGAAATGATTTGCGGTGAAGAACCGTTCCTAGATGTCGAACCGTTTTCGCTGTCGCGATTCAATCGAGCTCGCAAGGCCACGTCTCCACCGACATCTTCTTTCAATGAATTTCCTTCTGGCGAATCGATTTCGTCGGGCCAGCCTGCGTCCCCCATCGTTAATGTTTTTTCCCCGAGTCGAATTTGA
- a CDS encoding dihydrodipicolinate synthase family protein translates to MLNTLPRSETQAIGNADVFRGCMPAIMTPVTASGDVDYDALVSRAGELVSAGMSGVVYCGSMGDWPLLTDAQRREGVARLVDAGVPVVVGTGAVSTQVACGHAAHAAEVGAAGLMIIPRLLSRGASPAAQANHFARVLTAGDDLPSVIYNSPYYGYQTKADLYFKLRQSHANLIGFKEFGGAASLQYAAEHITSSRDGGWLLVGVDTQVYYGFVHCGAVGAITGIGNCLPDEVLRLTELCRRAAAGDALARTQAFELDEALKVLSTFDEGPDLTLYYRLLASLAGQASLARPLDAEDRLSDAQRCYAEQQLELFQTWYAKWEGSSDA, encoded by the coding sequence ATGCTGAACACACTTCCAAGGTCTGAAACTCAAGCGATCGGCAACGCGGATGTCTTTCGCGGTTGCATGCCCGCGATCATGACGCCGGTCACTGCAAGTGGTGACGTCGACTACGACGCATTGGTCAGTCGCGCCGGCGAACTGGTTAGCGCCGGCATGTCCGGCGTGGTGTATTGCGGTTCGATGGGCGATTGGCCGCTGTTGACCGATGCCCAACGCCGCGAAGGCGTTGCCCGTTTGGTTGATGCCGGCGTGCCGGTGGTCGTTGGAACCGGCGCGGTCAGCACACAAGTCGCCTGCGGTCACGCCGCCCACGCCGCCGAAGTAGGTGCCGCTGGCTTAATGATTATCCCGCGGCTTTTATCTCGCGGGGCTTCACCAGCAGCGCAAGCGAATCACTTCGCGCGCGTGCTGACTGCGGGAGACGACTTGCCGTCAGTGATCTACAACAGTCCCTACTACGGGTATCAAACCAAAGCGGACCTGTATTTCAAGCTTCGGCAATCGCACGCCAACTTGATTGGATTTAAAGAATTTGGGGGTGCCGCATCGTTGCAATACGCCGCCGAACATATCACGTCATCGCGCGACGGGGGATGGCTGCTGGTCGGCGTCGACACGCAGGTCTACTACGGATTCGTCCACTGCGGAGCGGTGGGAGCAATCACCGGCATCGGCAATTGCTTGCCCGACGAAGTGTTGAGACTGACCGAGTTGTGCCGCCGTGCCGCTGCGGGAGATGCGTTGGCGAGGACCCAGGCGTTTGAGCTTGATGAAGCGTTGAAGGTTCTCTCGACTTTTGATGAAGGTCCTGACCTGACGTTGTACTATCGACTGCTGGCGTCCTTGGCCGGCCAAGCCTCGCTGGCTCGGCCGCTCGATGCGGAAGATCGATTGAGTGATGCACAACGATGCTACGCGGAACAACAGCTTGAATTGTTCCAAACTTGGTATGCGAAATGGGAAGGTTCCAGTGATGCTTGA
- a CDS encoding porin family protein: MSRNAKNRLLGTCLFALAILQATCGFSESATSVFPTEPGQGEQNASNLAPTSKFGGLALCDPVLVESVLPFDVEPAYPSENAPIHLDYFESADQLQNDAFLRPISIGVGYDEGFIIASEGDSTVGEAQFPYRLKINGWGQLRDTTFHSNGSNRDLNQLQLKRARVVLSGNAFSTDLSYFVQFDGRSNVADSIRILDYYFSYDVGRHLWSASPGTFGIRAGLYKMPSSLARQLSGKELQFADRSMSSIYFDVNRSLAFGLYGTVQALSKPVRWELAVFNGLVSGGAETGSSGALDNNNAFSGRVESYPTGEWGPGQLADLSHHGNLATRVGAGFATTTIDRSGSTEFSSLRTVDAGLQLVSLLPASVNSYDVAQYSVDGSMKYRGLSLTMEYYFRNISGFRGGEVADLFDHGFWLQSGIFLVPRKLELLSRWSRITGNSGTLGSVNQSSDEISGGGVWYFRDQHAKITMDATYLNGAAINSSVLDISRGDIGWLLRTQLQFSF; the protein is encoded by the coding sequence ATGAGTCGCAACGCGAAAAACCGATTGCTAGGCACCTGCCTTTTCGCTTTGGCGATCTTACAGGCGACATGCGGGTTTTCAGAATCCGCGACATCCGTGTTTCCAACGGAACCGGGACAAGGGGAACAAAATGCGTCGAATCTCGCTCCGACAAGCAAATTCGGTGGACTTGCTCTTTGCGACCCTGTCTTGGTCGAATCGGTTCTGCCGTTTGATGTCGAGCCTGCTTACCCATCAGAGAATGCACCGATCCATTTGGACTACTTCGAAAGTGCGGATCAACTTCAAAACGATGCCTTCCTTCGACCGATTTCCATTGGCGTTGGCTACGACGAAGGCTTCATCATCGCCAGTGAAGGCGATTCAACGGTTGGTGAAGCGCAATTCCCCTATCGACTAAAGATCAATGGATGGGGGCAGTTGAGGGACACGACTTTTCATTCGAACGGCAGCAACCGTGACCTGAATCAATTGCAGCTCAAGCGGGCACGTGTGGTTCTTTCGGGAAACGCGTTCAGCACGGATCTTTCCTACTTCGTTCAGTTCGATGGGCGAAGCAATGTTGCTGACAGCATACGGATATTGGATTACTACTTTTCGTACGATGTGGGACGCCATCTTTGGAGTGCGTCTCCAGGAACATTCGGCATCCGCGCGGGGCTCTACAAGATGCCTTCATCGCTTGCACGTCAGCTTAGCGGCAAGGAACTGCAGTTCGCTGATCGGTCAATGAGCAGCATCTATTTTGATGTCAATCGCAGCCTCGCGTTTGGGCTTTACGGAACTGTTCAAGCACTTTCCAAACCGGTCCGTTGGGAACTGGCTGTGTTCAATGGGTTGGTCAGCGGCGGAGCAGAGACTGGCAGCAGTGGAGCACTTGACAACAATAATGCGTTTTCGGGACGAGTAGAGTCTTATCCGACAGGTGAATGGGGGCCTGGACAATTGGCGGACCTGAGCCACCACGGAAATTTGGCAACGCGCGTCGGTGCGGGCTTTGCGACCACAACGATTGATCGCAGTGGTTCGACCGAATTCAGTTCGCTGCGAACCGTCGACGCCGGACTGCAGCTAGTGTCGCTGCTGCCCGCGTCGGTCAACTCATACGACGTGGCCCAATATTCTGTCGATGGCTCCATGAAATATCGCGGACTTTCTCTGACCATGGAGTACTATTTCCGCAACATTAGTGGGTTTCGAGGCGGCGAGGTCGCGGATCTATTCGATCACGGTTTCTGGCTGCAAAGCGGTATTTTCTTGGTACCACGTAAGCTGGAGCTGCTCTCGCGTTGGTCGCGGATCACCGGAAACTCGGGCACGCTTGGATCGGTCAATCAAAGTTCCGATGAGATCAGTGGCGGTGGCGTTTGGTATTTTCGCGATCAACACGCGAAAATAACGATGGATGCCACTTACTTGAACGGCGCGGCGATCAATTCGTCAGTTCTCGATATCAGCCGCGGCGATATTGGGTGGCTCCTGCGAACTCAGCTACAGTTCAGTTTCTAG
- a CDS encoding proline racemase family protein encodes MQRLSIIDTHTGGEPTRVVIDVVCDHGPSASASPAERWSWLRGPGDWVRRSILLEPRGCESMVGALVSPSDDPSCLTSVIFFNNTGYLGMCGHGLIGVVEALRFSEDLKPGSYQLETPVGVVRANLHENHQVTFENVPSFRLMRQVAVQIPVQDATKNFGNTVVGDIAYGGNWFFLVSLASLNLDSFSVLTRPEWLQFCVAIMDALADQGITGVDGAEIDHIEICGPLEVDNAQGIRGGRNFVLCPGGHYDRSPCGTGTSAKIACLADDGNLLPGEVWIQESIIGSRFEATYRRDSAGIRVSITGRAHVTGKMTCVFDPDDPFRFGLPVNCDKTNCDKTNCDGTQRQSPDGAGPDPALEAAS; translated from the coding sequence ATGCAAAGACTTTCAATTATCGACACGCACACCGGCGGCGAACCCACTCGAGTGGTCATCGACGTGGTTTGCGACCATGGACCTTCTGCGTCCGCGTCGCCGGCCGAACGTTGGTCATGGTTGCGAGGCCCCGGCGACTGGGTGCGCCGATCGATCTTGCTGGAACCTCGCGGCTGCGAGTCCATGGTGGGGGCACTCGTTTCCCCGTCGGATGATCCGTCTTGCTTGACCAGTGTCATTTTTTTCAACAACACCGGCTACCTTGGCATGTGCGGTCACGGCTTGATCGGCGTCGTCGAGGCCTTGCGATTTTCGGAGGACTTAAAGCCGGGAAGTTACCAACTCGAAACGCCCGTCGGCGTCGTCCGTGCGAACCTGCACGAGAACCATCAAGTCACGTTCGAGAACGTGCCCAGCTTTCGGTTGATGCGGCAAGTCGCCGTTCAGATTCCCGTCCAAGACGCCACGAAAAACTTCGGCAATACGGTCGTCGGTGACATCGCCTACGGCGGAAATTGGTTCTTCCTGGTGTCGCTGGCCAGTTTGAATCTGGATTCGTTTTCCGTACTGACGCGGCCCGAATGGTTGCAGTTTTGCGTCGCGATCATGGACGCGCTGGCCGATCAAGGCATCACGGGTGTCGACGGGGCGGAGATCGATCACATCGAAATCTGTGGTCCGTTGGAAGTGGACAACGCCCAAGGCATCCGTGGTGGTCGTAATTTTGTCCTCTGCCCCGGCGGTCACTACGACCGGTCACCGTGCGGGACCGGAACGAGTGCGAAGATTGCTTGCTTGGCCGACGACGGAAACCTTTTGCCAGGCGAGGTCTGGATTCAAGAATCGATCATCGGAAGTCGTTTCGAGGCGACCTATCGCCGGGATTCCGCCGGCATTCGAGTATCGATCACTGGACGAGCGCATGTGACCGGCAAGATGACGTGCGTATTTGACCCGGATGACCCGTTCCGATTCGGGTTACCAGTCAATTGTGACAAAACCAATTGTGACAAGACCAATTGCGACGGGACACAGCGGCAATCGCCCGATGGCGCGGGCCCCGATCCGGCACTGGAGGCGGCCTCGTGA
- a CDS encoding PAS and helix-turn-helix domain-containing protein has translation MTNDHHNGIRWQARISPSLAMSHQRNSFHRDTQYIGMGQDVDYESIHPFFGDLLDLHRQDSIFIPSHRITMSSESPQDNSTSARSDIRIDPPAYDPTSIWAALSCTPGIGVSITDVEGRLIFVNDTSMVLFSQATKLDYLGKRISDYHSSEFVGERLAMIRRVVDENRPLSIHHIYHGQRIESTVWPIRDKRPPYDRVIVISHSQVISTNSVQTGAVEVVSSQFINLGELDILSNREFEVLVLLGHGMSVPSIAKALHRSPKTVERHKSSISQKLNVSGQAEIVSIVTSIGLKIEDVRLKRLPS, from the coding sequence TTGACAAACGATCATCACAACGGCATTCGCTGGCAGGCTAGAATATCGCCATCCCTGGCGATGTCGCATCAACGCAACTCGTTCCATCGAGATACACAATATATCGGCATGGGGCAGGACGTTGACTATGAGTCGATCCATCCATTCTTTGGAGATTTGCTCGACTTGCACCGCCAAGATTCCATCTTCATTCCATCCCACCGCATCACGATGTCTTCAGAGAGCCCTCAGGACAATTCGACGTCGGCCCGATCCGACATTCGAATTGACCCACCCGCATACGACCCCACCTCGATTTGGGCGGCATTATCTTGCACACCTGGTATCGGGGTCAGTATCACGGATGTCGAAGGCAGACTGATATTCGTTAACGACACGTCGATGGTTTTGTTTTCGCAAGCGACCAAGCTCGACTACCTTGGCAAGCGAATTAGCGACTACCATTCATCCGAGTTTGTCGGAGAACGATTGGCGATGATCAGACGCGTCGTCGATGAGAATCGCCCCCTTTCGATCCATCACATTTATCATGGCCAACGAATTGAATCGACGGTATGGCCCATTCGCGATAAGCGACCGCCCTATGACCGCGTGATCGTTATCAGTCATTCCCAAGTGATCAGCACTAATTCAGTGCAGACGGGTGCGGTCGAAGTCGTTTCAAGCCAATTTATCAACCTGGGCGAGTTGGACATTCTGTCCAACCGTGAATTCGAGGTCCTAGTATTGCTTGGTCACGGCATGAGCGTTCCCTCGATCGCTAAGGCACTTCACCGTAGTCCCAAGACCGTGGAACGCCACAAGTCATCGATCAGTCAGAAGTTGAACGTCAGTGGACAGGCTGAGATCGTATCAATCGTCACGTCGATTGGTCTCAAGATCGAAGACGTCAGACTTAAGCGATTGCCCAGCTAG